A stretch of the Comamonas testosteroni TK102 genome encodes the following:
- a CDS encoding branched-chain amino acid ABC transporter permease yields the protein MLNRLLSGDLPRSRILALMLLAIFLGLAVAPFAFPGVKALNVAAKVLIFVVLVASFDLLLGYTGIVSFAHTMFFGIGAYGVAIASGKLGAGWGALALGLGAALLLSLLLSLAIGLFSLRVRAIFFAMITLAVAAAFQTLASQLSDWTGGEDGLTFKMPEWLSPSFEPFENEIFGTLIDGRIISYYLLFVLALVLVLMLLRIVNSPFGRVLQAIRENEFRAEAIGYRVVIYRTTSSVLSALFACVAGAMLAVWLRYNGPDTTLSFEIMMDCLLIVVIGGMGTIYGAVIGSVIFLVAQSYLQDLLRLGSEATASLPWLSALLSPDRWLLWLGLLFVLSVYYFPTGVVGRLRAAASLKE from the coding sequence ATGTTGAACCGTTTGCTCTCCGGCGATCTGCCGCGCAGTCGCATCCTGGCACTGATGCTGCTGGCGATCTTCCTCGGTCTTGCCGTGGCGCCGTTTGCCTTTCCCGGTGTCAAGGCGCTCAATGTGGCGGCCAAGGTGCTGATCTTTGTGGTGCTGGTGGCCAGCTTTGACCTGCTGCTGGGCTATACCGGCATCGTCAGCTTTGCCCACACCATGTTCTTCGGCATAGGTGCCTATGGCGTGGCGATTGCCTCCGGCAAGCTGGGGGCGGGCTGGGGGGCGCTGGCCCTGGGGCTGGGGGCGGCGCTGCTGTTGTCGCTGCTCCTGTCCCTGGCCATCGGCCTGTTTTCCCTGCGCGTGCGCGCCATCTTCTTTGCCATGATCACGCTGGCCGTGGCGGCCGCATTTCAGACCCTGGCTTCGCAGCTGTCCGACTGGACGGGAGGCGAGGACGGCCTGACCTTCAAGATGCCCGAATGGCTGTCGCCCAGTTTCGAGCCCTTCGAGAACGAGATCTTCGGCACCCTCATCGACGGCCGCATCATCAGCTACTACCTGCTGTTTGTGCTGGCGCTGGTGCTGGTGCTGATGCTGCTGCGCATCGTCAATTCGCCCTTCGGCCGCGTGCTGCAGGCGATTCGCGAGAACGAGTTCCGTGCCGAGGCCATCGGCTACCGCGTGGTGATCTATCGCACCACATCCAGCGTGCTCTCGGCCCTGTTCGCCTGCGTGGCCGGTGCCATGCTTGCGGTCTGGCTGCGCTACAACGGGCCGGACACCACGCTGTCCTTCGAGATCATGATGGACTGCCTGCTCATCGTCGTCATCGGCGGCATGGGCACGATTTATGGCGCGGTGATCGGCTCCGTCATCTTTCTGGTCGCGCAAAGCTATCTGCAGGATTTGCTGCGGCTAGGCAGCGAGGCCACCGCCAGCCTGCCATGGCTGTCGGCCCTGCTGTCGCCGGACCGCTGGCTGCTGTGGCTGGGGCTGCTGTTTGTGCTCTCGGTCTATTACTTCCCCACGGGCGTTGTCGGGCGGCTGCGTGCTGCGGCATCGCTCAAGGAGTGA
- a CDS encoding alpha/beta fold hydrolase gives MSQTSPALPLPASCYALCAGYEIHYLDWQPQGPTKATVIAWHGLARTGRDMDALAQFLVAQGYRVICPDTLGRGLSQWSRNPREEYRLRFYARLAHELMDALALQQVHWVGTSMGGAIGTVCASGLFEPDLRHRILTLTLNDNAPELAEPALARIKSYAGRPPVFDTVAELEGFFRAAYKPYGWLSDFEWRKLTETSTRRCDDGRVTPHYDPRMIEQFTEHDNDYLLWDHYDALQLPVLLLRGEESDLVLRPVAEQMEQRGPGVRGLLTWLEVPDCGHAPALNVSTHFEAVLSHLHQA, from the coding sequence ATGAGCCAGACATCTCCCGCCTTGCCCCTGCCCGCATCTTGCTATGCTCTTTGCGCGGGCTATGAGATTCATTACCTTGACTGGCAGCCGCAAGGCCCCACCAAGGCCACGGTGATCGCCTGGCATGGCCTGGCACGCACGGGCCGCGACATGGATGCACTGGCGCAGTTTCTCGTGGCGCAAGGCTATCGCGTCATCTGCCCGGATACGCTGGGCCGCGGCCTGAGCCAGTGGAGCCGCAACCCGCGCGAGGAATATCGGCTGCGCTTCTATGCCCGTCTGGCGCACGAGCTGATGGATGCGCTGGCGCTGCAGCAGGTGCACTGGGTGGGGACCAGCATGGGCGGTGCGATAGGCACAGTCTGCGCATCCGGCCTGTTCGAGCCGGATCTCAGGCACCGCATTCTCACGCTTACGCTCAACGACAATGCGCCCGAGCTGGCCGAGCCTGCACTGGCCCGCATCAAGAGCTACGCCGGCCGGCCACCGGTGTTCGACACCGTCGCCGAGCTGGAAGGCTTTTTCCGCGCGGCCTACAAGCCCTATGGCTGGCTCAGCGATTTCGAGTGGCGCAAGCTGACCGAGACCAGCACGCGCCGTTGCGACGACGGCCGCGTCACCCCGCATTACGACCCGCGCATGATCGAGCAGTTCACCGAGCATGACAACGACTATCTGCTCTGGGATCACTATGACGCGTTGCAACTGCCCGTGCTGTTGCTGCGCGGCGAGGAGTCCGATCTGGTGCTCAGGCCGGTGGCCGAGCAGATGGAGCAGCGCGGCCCCGGTGTCCGAGGTCTGCTGACCTGGCTGGAAGTGCCGGACTGCGGCCATGCGCCGGCGCTCAATGTGAGCACGCATTTCGAGGCCGTTCTGTCCCATCTGCACCAGGCTTGA
- a CDS encoding VTT domain-containing protein yields MGFVVDLIREYGFGIVFLNVLVEQLGAPIPAYPVLVVTGALEGGSLARLGWLTVIAVAAALIADVLWYHAGRAYGHRVLGRICRISLSPDACIRQTESVYGRWGARSLLVAKFVPGFASIASALAGVVGTPLRTFVLFDTLGALIWVGSAVFLGSLFSSTVQDLLDVLTALGKWGLLLLCVAFAVFVARKWWQRQRVVRSLKMPRMSVEELAGLNAQGITPTVIDVREPLLFGRSHIPGASSWLEHQGKGRAAYEHLLPRERHEHGLVVYCDCPDEISAARVARQLQRAGFRNVRPLSGGLTAWEAAGFELEKPEA; encoded by the coding sequence ATGGGTTTTGTCGTCGATCTGATTCGGGAATACGGCTTCGGCATTGTCTTTCTCAACGTGCTGGTGGAGCAACTGGGCGCTCCCATCCCGGCCTATCCGGTGCTGGTGGTGACCGGAGCGCTGGAAGGCGGCAGCCTGGCACGCCTGGGCTGGCTCACCGTGATTGCGGTGGCCGCAGCGCTGATTGCCGATGTGCTTTGGTACCACGCAGGCAGAGCCTATGGGCACCGGGTGCTGGGACGTATCTGCCGCATTTCGCTCTCGCCCGATGCCTGCATCCGTCAGACAGAGTCCGTCTATGGTCGCTGGGGCGCCAGGTCTTTGCTGGTGGCCAAGTTCGTGCCGGGCTTTGCCTCCATCGCCAGCGCGCTGGCCGGCGTGGTGGGCACACCGCTGCGCACCTTCGTGCTGTTCGATACGCTGGGGGCCCTGATCTGGGTGGGCTCGGCGGTGTTTCTGGGCTCGCTGTTCAGTTCCACGGTGCAGGATCTGCTCGATGTGCTGACGGCCCTGGGCAAATGGGGGCTGCTGCTGCTGTGCGTGGCGTTCGCGGTCTTCGTGGCGCGCAAGTGGTGGCAGAGGCAGCGCGTGGTGCGTTCGCTGAAGATGCCGCGAATGTCAGTCGAGGAACTGGCGGGGCTCAACGCCCAGGGCATCACGCCGACGGTGATCGATGTGCGCGAACCCCTGCTCTTCGGTCGGAGTCATATTCCCGGTGCCAGCTCCTGGCTGGAGCATCAGGGCAAGGGCAGGGCGGCCTACGAGCACTTGCTGCCGCGTGAGCGGCATGAGCATGGCCTGGTCGTGTATTGCGACTGCCCCGACGAGATCTCCGCCGCGCGCGTGGCCAGGCAATTGCAGCGTGCGGGATTTCGCAACGTCCGGCCATTGTCCGGTGGCCTGACGGCCTGGGAGGCGGCCGGCTTCGAGCTGGAAAAGCCCGAGGCCTGA
- a CDS encoding YeeE/YedE thiosulfate transporter family protein has protein sequence MKRLPITALLAVFFGWLLWSVSVRQAALFAVGIGLGAVLAGKRFGFTTGWRMLVEEKDGSGIFGQLLLLALAAALAMPLLGHFPELTAALGPPSISLLVGAFVFGLCMQIADGCGSGTLYKAGMGIPMNTAILPLFAIGSFLGSLHLGWWLDLGNTAPVGLVTQWGWAPALIATLVALAVIAAGVALYVKKANAALSRPAKPLMVRKWLVGAVLLAILATLNLIIAGQPWGVVYGFGLWAAKIANASGAVDLASNWFWSQPGNAARLHETVLLDVTSITNIGILGGALWIAAGKPAAAKALTGTQWVVALVAGLVLGYSSRLAFGCNVGAMLSGISTGSIHGWIWVPLAFAGTIFGLRIRRHFGF, from the coding sequence ATGAAACGACTTCCCATAACCGCCTTGCTGGCGGTTTTCTTTGGCTGGCTGCTTTGGTCGGTCTCGGTGCGTCAGGCTGCGCTGTTTGCCGTGGGCATAGGCCTGGGCGCGGTGCTGGCCGGCAAGCGATTTGGCTTCACCACGGGCTGGCGCATGCTGGTCGAGGAAAAGGACGGCAGCGGCATCTTTGGCCAGTTGCTGCTGCTGGCGCTGGCTGCGGCACTGGCCATGCCTTTGCTGGGCCATTTCCCGGAGCTGACGGCAGCTCTCGGCCCACCCAGCATCAGCCTGCTGGTTGGAGCCTTTGTCTTCGGCCTGTGCATGCAGATCGCCGACGGTTGCGGCAGCGGCACGCTGTACAAAGCCGGCATGGGCATCCCCATGAACACGGCCATACTGCCCTTGTTCGCGATCGGCAGCTTTCTGGGCAGCCTGCACCTTGGCTGGTGGCTGGACCTGGGCAATACGGCACCCGTGGGCCTGGTCACTCAATGGGGCTGGGCTCCAGCGCTGATCGCCACGCTGGTCGCGCTGGCCGTGATCGCGGCAGGCGTGGCCCTGTATGTGAAAAAGGCCAATGCCGCCCTGAGCCGCCCGGCCAAGCCGCTGATGGTGCGTAAATGGCTGGTGGGTGCCGTGCTGCTGGCCATCCTGGCTACGCTCAACCTGATCATTGCGGGCCAGCCCTGGGGCGTGGTCTACGGCTTTGGTCTGTGGGCCGCCAAGATCGCCAATGCCTCTGGCGCCGTCGATCTGGCCAGCAACTGGTTCTGGAGCCAGCCCGGCAATGCGGCGCGCCTGCACGAGACCGTGCTGCTGGACGTGACCAGCATCACCAATATCGGGATTCTGGGCGGCGCATTGTGGATTGCCGCCGGCAAGCCCGCGGCAGCCAAGGCACTGACAGGCACACAATGGGTCGTGGCCCTGGTGGCGGGACTGGTGCTCGGCTACAGCTCGCGCCTGGCTTTCGGCTGCAATGTGGGCGCCATGCTCTCGGGCATCTCCACCGGCTCCATCCACGGCTGGATCTGGGTCCCACTGGCATTTGCAGGCACCATCTTCGGCCTGCGCATCCGCCGCCATTTCGGCTTCTGA
- a CDS encoding sulfurtransferase: MKNSLTRYALGLGLSLGATGWALAAQPLLNPEQLPPLLQQTDVRLIDIRDPKAFEAGHIAQAANAPYGKWRGPATNPGELPDQAKLVALVQSLGLTPATHAIVISSGADATDFGAAARVYWTLKSLGLKELSIVNGGMKAWEGAGKPLGKTQVQIAPSSYAPTFDANWLATQQDVGKHIDLSNAALVDSRPDAFYLGKTRAPAAKLSGTLPGAQQLDFNQWFVPGTSRFVDAAKAREIAAKVQRPQGQDMVAFCNTGHWAATDWFGLSEMAGLPNVKLYAGSMVDWTQSKDAPRMANQPGRAQSLAYDAQKWWEKTFK; this comes from the coding sequence ATGAAAAACTCTCTGACACGCTATGCACTGGGTCTGGGCTTGAGCCTGGGCGCCACCGGTTGGGCACTCGCGGCCCAACCCCTGCTCAACCCCGAACAGCTGCCGCCACTGCTGCAGCAGACCGATGTCCGCCTCATCGATATCCGCGACCCCAAAGCCTTCGAGGCCGGCCATATCGCCCAGGCTGCCAACGCCCCCTACGGCAAATGGCGCGGCCCAGCCACCAATCCTGGCGAGCTGCCCGACCAGGCCAAGCTGGTAGCGCTGGTCCAGTCCCTGGGCCTGACGCCAGCCACGCATGCCATCGTGATCTCCAGCGGTGCCGATGCCACGGACTTCGGTGCCGCGGCGCGTGTGTACTGGACGCTCAAGAGCCTGGGCCTCAAGGAGCTGTCCATCGTCAACGGCGGCATGAAGGCCTGGGAGGGTGCAGGCAAGCCGCTGGGCAAGACCCAGGTGCAGATTGCGCCCAGCAGCTACGCCCCGACTTTTGACGCCAACTGGCTGGCCACCCAGCAGGACGTGGGCAAGCATATCGACCTCTCCAACGCAGCCCTGGTGGACTCGCGCCCCGACGCCTTCTATCTGGGCAAGACCCGCGCGCCAGCCGCCAAGCTCTCGGGCACCTTGCCCGGTGCCCAGCAACTGGATTTCAATCAATGGTTTGTGCCCGGTACCTCGCGGTTCGTGGATGCAGCCAAGGCCCGGGAAATCGCTGCCAAGGTCCAGCGCCCGCAAGGCCAGGACATGGTGGCCTTCTGCAACACCGGTCACTGGGCGGCCACCGACTGGTTCGGCCTCTCCGAAATGGCAGGCCTGCCCAATGTGAAGCTGTATGCGGGGTCCATGGTGGACTGGACGCAATCCAAGGACGCGCCGCGCATGGCCAACCAGCCGGGCCGCGCCCAGTCATTGGCCTATGACGCCCAAAAATGGTGGGAAAAAACTTTTAAATGA
- a CDS encoding (2Fe-2S)-binding protein codes for MTTTHIPEHGGKPPAASAKEASAFALQLNLNGQPVSASCSPDTRLLTLLREHWHLTGAKPGCEVGRCGACMVWLNAEPVNACLLMAYQIQGQTVRTIESVAQDSASEPVRDALARCGGVQCGYCTSGMVMSMSWLHQQQPRPTAAEAEAQMCGNLCRCTGYGGIRRAVQELFAAGQRA; via the coding sequence ATGACGACGACCCACATCCCCGAGCACGGCGGCAAGCCACCCGCAGCCAGCGCAAAGGAGGCCTCGGCTTTTGCGCTGCAGCTGAATCTGAACGGCCAGCCGGTCAGCGCCAGCTGCAGCCCCGATACCCGGCTGCTGACCTTGCTGCGCGAGCACTGGCACCTCACCGGGGCCAAGCCCGGCTGCGAAGTGGGGCGCTGCGGCGCCTGCATGGTCTGGCTCAATGCGGAGCCCGTGAACGCATGCCTGCTGATGGCCTATCAGATCCAGGGCCAGACGGTGCGCACCATCGAGTCCGTGGCACAGGACAGCGCCAGCGAACCGGTGCGCGACGCGCTGGCGCGCTGCGGCGGCGTGCAATGCGGCTATTGCACCTCCGGCATGGTCATGAGCATGAGCTGGCTGCACCAGCAGCAGCCCCGCCCCACGGCCGCCGAGGCCGAGGCCCAGATGTGCGGAAACCTTTGCCGCTGTACGGGCTATGGCGGTATCCGAAGGGCGGTGCAGGAGCTGTTTGCGGCCGGGCAACGCGCATGA
- a CDS encoding xanthine dehydrogenase family protein molybdopterin-binding subunit has product MEFHTPHHIRELGLEALPVRPDARAKLGGNPGFLSDRIQPGQLRGAILGSPHPHARILRIDTSAAQALPGVHAVVTHADIPGIKHYGLRKVDRPVLCIDKVRHVGDPVAAVAAVDMETAQQALALIRVDYEPLPPVCDPGAALDGTAASEQPVHQDGNLLHAASHRQGDMSAARASTVHRVQDSYVTPRQMHAFLETEGGVAEPDGAGGLRLFFGGHNPAREKQVIADMLGLPHDRVHAVATPVGGSYGGKDELTIQPIAALLAWRAQRPVRLHLTRPQSVDLGVKRHPMQIEMQTGCDAQGRLTYHQVQIVADTGAYATHGPEVLDAALEHAPGPYRYLALDLGARLAYTNNGIAGAFRGFGAVQVQFALEQQMDRLAALVGMTADAFRALNLAAPEAPGPLGQHVVPFDGAQRALDVARQQPLWRGPHRWASADGRHLHGVGLTLIHRSDGFGKGGPSDCRMELALAADGAIELRCGFTELGQNLVGTIQSLGAQHLGCSADAIRPVLGDTRLTPDSGPVAASRATTLVWRALQEAAQPWQQALLLAAARLLPDIPLRCGAWGLESAAGLCLSYADLAKASGEQAPCISLDLRAEDPEGNAHDTHFVFGACAAIAQVRVDTWSGMVRVQRLVMCTALGPVASAQGYLGQMEGGALMGLAMGTQEELACLDGHYQARNLDGYLIPTLADAPEMQVLAIENIPEGDPIGPRGAGEISVNLALPAVANALAAALQRPITQLPMTPERVIALLEAGAESSTP; this is encoded by the coding sequence ATGGAATTCCACACCCCTCATCACATCCGCGAGCTGGGCCTGGAGGCTTTGCCGGTCCGGCCCGATGCCAGGGCCAAGCTCGGCGGCAACCCGGGCTTTCTGAGCGACCGCATTCAGCCGGGTCAGCTGCGTGGAGCGATTCTCGGCAGCCCTCATCCCCATGCGCGCATTCTGCGTATCGATACCAGCGCCGCCCAAGCCCTGCCAGGCGTCCATGCCGTGGTTACCCATGCCGATATCCCCGGCATCAAGCACTATGGCTTGCGCAAGGTGGACCGGCCTGTGCTCTGCATCGACAAGGTGCGCCATGTGGGCGACCCGGTCGCCGCCGTTGCGGCCGTGGACATGGAGACGGCGCAGCAGGCTCTGGCGCTGATCCGGGTTGACTACGAACCCCTGCCCCCGGTCTGCGACCCGGGCGCCGCCCTTGACGGCACGGCGGCCTCCGAGCAGCCGGTCCATCAGGACGGCAATCTGCTGCATGCCGCCAGCCACCGCCAGGGCGACATGTCTGCGGCCCGGGCAAGCACAGTGCACCGGGTACAGGACAGCTATGTCACGCCACGCCAGATGCATGCCTTTCTCGAGACCGAAGGCGGTGTGGCCGAGCCCGATGGCGCGGGCGGGCTGCGCCTGTTCTTCGGCGGCCACAACCCCGCGCGGGAAAAGCAGGTCATCGCCGACATGCTGGGCCTGCCGCACGACAGGGTTCACGCCGTGGCCACGCCCGTGGGCGGCTCCTACGGCGGCAAGGACGAGCTGACGATTCAACCCATCGCGGCCCTGCTGGCCTGGAGGGCGCAGCGCCCCGTGCGGCTGCACCTTACACGTCCGCAATCCGTGGATCTGGGTGTCAAGCGACATCCCATGCAGATCGAAATGCAGACCGGCTGCGATGCACAGGGGCGGCTCACCTACCACCAGGTGCAGATAGTGGCCGACACCGGAGCCTATGCCACGCATGGCCCCGAGGTGCTGGATGCCGCGCTCGAGCATGCCCCCGGCCCCTACCGATATCTGGCTCTGGACCTCGGCGCCAGGCTGGCCTATACGAACAACGGTATCGCCGGTGCGTTCCGCGGCTTCGGCGCCGTGCAGGTGCAATTTGCACTCGAGCAGCAGATGGACAGACTGGCTGCGCTGGTCGGCATGACAGCTGACGCGTTTCGCGCCCTCAATCTCGCCGCTCCCGAGGCGCCCGGCCCGCTGGGCCAGCATGTCGTGCCGTTTGACGGCGCCCAACGCGCACTCGATGTCGCCCGCCAGCAGCCGCTGTGGCGCGGGCCGCATCGCTGGGCCAGCGCGGACGGCCGCCATCTGCACGGCGTGGGCCTCACGCTGATCCATCGCAGCGACGGCTTTGGCAAGGGCGGGCCCAGCGACTGCCGCATGGAGCTGGCCCTGGCCGCCGACGGTGCGATCGAGCTGCGCTGTGGCTTCACCGAACTGGGACAGAACCTGGTCGGAACCATACAGAGCCTGGGCGCGCAGCATCTGGGCTGTTCCGCCGACGCGATCCGGCCGGTGCTGGGCGATACCCGGCTGACACCCGACTCGGGCCCGGTCGCCGCCTCGCGCGCCACCACGCTGGTATGGCGCGCCTTGCAGGAGGCGGCCCAGCCCTGGCAGCAAGCCTTGCTCCTGGCCGCCGCAAGACTGCTGCCCGATATCCCTCTGCGCTGCGGCGCATGGGGCCTGGAAAGCGCTGCGGGCCTGTGCCTGAGCTACGCCGATCTGGCAAAGGCATCGGGCGAACAAGCGCCCTGTATCTCCTTAGACCTGCGCGCAGAGGACCCGGAGGGCAACGCGCATGACACCCACTTCGTCTTCGGAGCCTGCGCCGCCATTGCCCAGGTACGCGTCGACACCTGGAGCGGCATGGTCCGGGTGCAGCGGCTGGTGATGTGCACGGCCCTGGGCCCCGTGGCATCGGCCCAGGGCTATCTGGGCCAGATGGAAGGCGGCGCCCTCATGGGCCTGGCCATGGGCACGCAGGAGGAGCTGGCTTGCCTGGACGGCCACTACCAGGCACGCAATCTCGACGGCTATCTGATCCCCACGCTGGCCGATGCCCCTGAAATGCAGGTGCTGGCGATCGAGAACATTCCCGAGGGCGATCCCATAGGACCGCGCGGAGCCGGCGAGATCAGCGTCAACCTGGCCCTGCCCGCAGTGGCCAATGCCCTGGCTGCCGCACTGCAGCGCCCCATCACGCAACTGCCCATGACCCCGGAGCGCGTGATCGCGCTGCTGGAAGCGGGCGCGGAGTCCTCCACACCATGA
- a CDS encoding FAD binding domain-containing protein: MLLTHPSSPQAAQALARKLGNAACFIAGGTLLQQSWAEPRLAPSATHFINVMHWPEMQQISLGPQYLHIGAGMRLEAVRCHPWVQQHAPVLVQTLDQLGAMGIRRLGTLGGNVGWGEGDCCPVLLAMDAQVELTDGNLQSLAQTLKLMDRPLMLSFLLPRGDVMESRPLVFEKVGYRAAFSPARLRMALRWSDAQKRLNLDRIAAAAPGIGVHRLQATEKLLSYAQELQIRPSLGDIRTTCEQSLPPDLARIASRLIAGHCGLLA; encoded by the coding sequence ATGCTGCTAACCCATCCCTCGTCACCCCAGGCCGCGCAGGCCCTGGCCCGCAAGCTCGGCAACGCTGCCTGCTTCATCGCCGGGGGCACGCTGCTGCAGCAGTCATGGGCAGAGCCTCGCCTGGCGCCGTCGGCCACGCATTTCATCAATGTGATGCACTGGCCCGAGATGCAGCAGATCAGCCTCGGCCCGCAATATCTGCACATCGGTGCAGGCATGCGGCTGGAGGCCGTCCGCTGTCACCCCTGGGTTCAGCAGCACGCCCCCGTGCTCGTCCAGACCCTGGATCAGCTAGGGGCCATGGGAATACGCCGCCTGGGAACTCTGGGCGGCAATGTAGGCTGGGGCGAAGGCGACTGCTGCCCGGTATTGCTGGCCATGGATGCGCAGGTCGAGTTGACGGACGGCAACCTGCAGTCGCTGGCGCAGACGCTCAAGCTCATGGACCGGCCCCTGATGCTCTCGTTCCTGCTGCCGCGCGGCGATGTGATGGAGTCCCGGCCACTGGTATTCGAGAAGGTCGGCTATCGCGCGGCATTCTCCCCCGCGCGCCTGCGCATGGCCTTGCGCTGGAGCGATGCACAAAAGCGCCTGAACCTGGACCGCATTGCGGCGGCAGCCCCGGGCATAGGCGTGCACCGCCTGCAAGCCACGGAAAAGCTGCTGAGCTATGCGCAGGAGCTGCAGATCCGTCCCTCCCTCGGCGATATACGCACCACCTGCGAGCAAAGCCTGCCTCCCGATCTGGCCCGGATTGCCAGCCGCCTGATTGCCGGACATTGCGGGCTGCTGGCCTGA
- a CDS encoding nucleoside deaminase, translated as MTDKNFPPQGLTPSAEQIQRNLRRAQDVAQRATQMGHHPFGAVLVGPDQETVLMEQCNIDTVNHAESTLARMAATNYTAEFLWGCTLYTNVEPCCMCAGTAYWANIGRIVFGMTEHRLLECTGSHGENPTMSVSSRYVFDHCQKAVELIGPVPEMEAEIAAQQQAFWAQR; from the coding sequence ATGACAGACAAGAACTTCCCCCCTCAGGGCCTGACGCCCTCTGCCGAGCAAATCCAGCGCAATCTGCGTCGCGCCCAGGACGTGGCCCAGCGCGCCACCCAGATGGGCCACCACCCCTTCGGCGCCGTGCTGGTGGGCCCCGATCAGGAGACCGTGCTCATGGAGCAGTGCAATATCGACACCGTCAACCACGCGGAATCGACCTTGGCTCGCATGGCGGCCACCAATTACACGGCCGAGTTTCTCTGGGGCTGCACGCTCTACACCAATGTGGAGCCCTGCTGCATGTGCGCCGGCACGGCCTACTGGGCCAATATCGGCCGCATCGTGTTCGGCATGACCGAGCACCGATTGCTGGAGTGCACGGGCAGCCATGGCGAGAATCCGACCATGAGCGTCTCGTCGCGCTATGTCTTCGATCATTGCCAGAAGGCCGTGGAACTGATCGGCCCCGTACCCGAGATGGAGGCCGAGATCGCCGCCCAGCAGCAAGCCTTCTGGGCGCAGCGCTGA
- a CDS encoding ABC transporter permease — protein sequence MSALIQRHASLLVFLAVLLFWEGTCRLAHIPEYIFPAPSQIWLAASEMGLQRWLEHVTATLQVALIGYALAIALAIPLAIAITRSQLLSKIIMPWLVVIQSTPIVAVAPIIVVTLGAGLLPRVVITTLIAFFPLVVSTALGLASVPAELVELSRSLRATTSRQYWQIRMPFAVPYVFSALKVSITLAIVGAVVAEFVAAEKGLGYLILFATSSFKVPVAFAALALLVLCSLLLYGGVQQLHKRFFPWSQSTPA from the coding sequence ATGTCTGCCCTCATACAACGCCATGCTTCGCTGCTGGTTTTCCTCGCCGTCCTGCTGTTCTGGGAGGGCACCTGCCGCCTGGCGCATATACCCGAGTACATTTTTCCCGCTCCCAGCCAGATCTGGCTGGCTGCTTCCGAGATGGGGCTGCAGCGCTGGCTGGAGCATGTCACGGCCACCTTGCAGGTCGCGCTCATCGGCTATGCGCTGGCGATCGCACTGGCCATTCCGCTGGCCATCGCCATCACGCGATCGCAGCTGCTCTCGAAAATCATCATGCCCTGGCTGGTGGTGATCCAGTCCACCCCCATCGTGGCCGTCGCCCCCATCATCGTCGTCACTCTGGGCGCCGGCCTGCTGCCCCGCGTGGTCATCACTACGCTGATTGCCTTTTTCCCGCTGGTGGTTTCCACCGCCCTGGGCCTGGCCTCGGTGCCGGCTGAGCTGGTGGAGCTGTCGCGCTCGCTGCGCGCCACCACCAGCCGCCAGTACTGGCAGATTCGCATGCCGTTTGCCGTGCCCTATGTGTTTTCGGCCCTCAAGGTCTCCATCACGCTGGCGATTGTGGGAGCCGTGGTCGCCGAGTTCGTGGCTGCGGAAAAGGGCCTGGGCTATCTGATTCTGTTTGCCACCTCCTCCTTCAAGGTGCCCGTGGCCTTTGCCGCACTGGCACTGCTGGTGCTGTGCAGCCTGCTGCTCTATGGTGGCGTGCAGCAGTTGCACAAGCGCTTCTTTCCCTGGAGCCAGAGCACTCCAGCCTGA
- a CDS encoding ABC transporter ATP-binding protein — protein MQYVIDLNAVTQTFVSSDGSPVTALQGVDLHLRRHEFVSLIGPSGCGKSTILRLIAGLIRPSSGEVRIFDLPVTEPRDEIGMVFQKPTLLPWLSVLDNITFPMRHKYGHVEMKEEARAQQLLEMIGLRDFGHKRPHELSGGMQQRVAIARSLLHDPDILLMDEPFSALDALTRDEMSLELLRIWNERPKTVVFVTHSIQEALLLSDRIVVMSARPGRVADILDVPLARPRSMATLADPVFTEMANEIRLQVFSKHPAHA, from the coding sequence ATGCAATACGTAATCGATCTGAACGCGGTCACCCAGACCTTTGTCTCCAGCGATGGCAGCCCCGTCACGGCCCTGCAGGGCGTGGACCTGCATCTGCGCCGCCACGAATTCGTCTCGCTGATCGGCCCCTCGGGCTGCGGCAAGTCCACCATATTGCGCCTGATTGCGGGCCTGATCCGCCCCAGCAGCGGCGAGGTACGCATCTTCGATCTGCCCGTGACCGAACCACGCGACGAGATCGGCATGGTGTTCCAGAAGCCCACGCTGCTGCCCTGGCTCTCGGTGCTTGACAACATCACCTTCCCCATGCGCCACAAATACGGCCATGTGGAAATGAAGGAAGAGGCCCGCGCCCAGCAGTTGCTGGAGATGATCGGCCTCAGGGATTTCGGCCACAAGCGGCCCCACGAACTCTCGGGCGGCATGCAGCAGCGCGTCGCGATTGCACGCTCCTTGCTCCACGACCCGGACATCTTGCTGATGGACGAGCCCTTTTCGGCGCTGGACGCACTCACCCGCGACGAAATGAGCCTGGAGCTGCTGCGCATCTGGAACGAGCGCCCCAAGACCGTGGTCTTTGTGACCCACTCCATCCAGGAGGCCTTGCTGCTATCCGACCGCATCGTGGTCATGAGCGCCCGCCCGGGCCGCGTGGCCGACATCCTCGATGTGCCGCTGGCACGCCCGCGCAGCATGGCCACTCTGGCCGATCCCGTGTTCACCGAAATGGCCAACGAGATTCGTCTCCAGGTCTTCAGCAAACACCCCGCACACGCCTGA